In one window of Burkholderia cenocepacia DNA:
- a CDS encoding SAM-dependent methyltransferase — protein MSDPKQPAAPSAADFATRDPGSASFWDERFARGVTPWEFGGVPDGFRAFAQRHEPCAVLIPGCGSAQEAGWLAQAGWPVRAIDFAAQAVAAAKAQLGAHADVVEQADFFAYRPPFDVQWVYERAFLCALPLSLRAGYAARMAELLPTGGLLAGYFFVVAKPKGPPFGIERAELDALLAPHFALLEDLPVTDSLAVFDGHERWLTWRRR, from the coding sequence ATGTCCGATCCGAAGCAACCGGCCGCACCGTCGGCCGCCGATTTCGCGACGCGCGACCCCGGTAGCGCATCGTTCTGGGACGAGCGTTTCGCACGCGGCGTGACGCCGTGGGAATTCGGCGGCGTGCCGGACGGGTTTCGCGCATTCGCACAGCGGCACGAGCCGTGCGCGGTGCTGATTCCCGGCTGCGGCAGTGCGCAGGAGGCCGGCTGGCTCGCGCAGGCCGGCTGGCCGGTGCGTGCGATCGATTTCGCCGCGCAGGCGGTCGCTGCGGCGAAGGCGCAGCTTGGCGCGCATGCGGACGTCGTCGAGCAGGCCGATTTTTTCGCGTATCGGCCGCCGTTCGACGTGCAGTGGGTGTACGAGCGCGCGTTCCTGTGCGCGTTGCCGCTGAGCCTGCGCGCCGGTTATGCGGCGCGGATGGCCGAGCTGCTGCCCACGGGCGGATTGCTGGCCGGCTATTTCTTCGTGGTGGCCAAACCGAAGGGGCCGCCGTTCGGGATCGAGCGAGCGGAACTCGATGCGCTGCTCGCGCCGCACTTCGCGCTGCTCGAGGATTTGCCCGTGACCGATTCGCTGGCCGTGTTCGACGGGCACGAGCGCTGGCTCACGTGGCGCCGTCGCTGA
- a CDS encoding DUF3683 domain-containing protein, whose product MNAPQVFDPHGAAAAVAADPAPRLREIPYNYTSFSDREIVIRLLGEEAWSVLDELRAERRTGRSARMLYEVLGDIWVVRRNPYLQDDLLDNPKRRALLIEALNHRLTEIGKRRSADLTEHRDDAGRERASRVEMLETAAQRAVNEFADEFDKMADLRRRATKALGRCTQKDNIRFDGLSRVSHVTDATDWRVEYPFVVLTPDTEAEIAGLIKACFELGLTVIPRGGGTGYTGGAVPLTPFSAVINTEKLEQLGAVELTELPGVAHKVPTIFSGAGVVTRRVTEAAEAAGYVFAVDPTSLDASCIGGNVAMNAGGKKAVLWGTALDNLAWWRMVDPDGNWLEVTRHEHNQGKIHDIAVARFELKWFDGAYAPGEKLLRTEMLEIEGRRFRKEGLGKDVTDKFLAGLPGVQKEGCDGLITSARWVLHKMPAHTRTVCLEFFGQAREAIPSIVEIKDYLFETSKQGGAILAGLEHLDERYLRAVGYATKSKRNAFPKMVLIGDIVGDDADAVAQATSEVIRMANGKSGEGFVAVSAEARKRFWLDRSRTAAIAKHTNAFKINEDVVIPLNRMGEYTDGIERINIELSLKNKLQLVDALEAFFRGGNLPLGKTDDANEIPSAELLEDRVQQALELLKRVRARWEFVRDRLDQPLREAQHYLVQLGYEALAEKFADRADEQPGATVFHITQDRTVRISWKQEIRAELRAIFNGGAFKQILDEAQAIHKRVLRGRVFVALHMHAGDGNVHTNIPVNSDNYEMLQDAHASVARIMTLARSLDGVISGEHGIGITKLEFLTDDEIAEFRAYKQRVDPNGRFNKGKLLDGADLRNAYTPSFGLMGYESLIMQQSDIGAIADSVKDCLRCGKCKPVCATHVPRANLLYSPRNKILATSLLVEAFLYEEQTRRGVSIKHWDEFNDVADHCTVCHKCATPCPVKIDFGDVTMNMRNLLRKMGKKKFNAGNAAGMFFLNATNPQTINLARGVMMGVGYKVQRFANDMLKKVVTKQTQHPPATTGKPPAVEQVIHFVNKKMPGNLPKKTARALLDIEDNKIVPIIRNPKSTTVDSEAVFYFPGCGSERLFSQVGLATQAMLWEAGVQTVLPPGYLCCGYPQRGSGQYDKAEKIVTDNRVLFHRVANTLNYLDIKTVVVSCGTCYDQLAGYEFDKIFPGCRIIDIHEFLLEKGMKLDGVTGTRYMYHDPCHTPIKTIDPVKLVNELMGSEKDGYKIEKNDRCCGESGTLAVTRPDISTQVRFRKEEEIRKGAAKLRAIPVVAGDAPAPAAAAANGPDVKILTSCPSCLQGLSRYSEDANLEADYIVVEIARQVLGENWMADYVARANHGGIERVLV is encoded by the coding sequence ATGAACGCACCACAAGTTTTCGATCCGCATGGCGCGGCCGCCGCCGTCGCCGCCGACCCCGCGCCCCGCTTGCGCGAGATTCCCTACAACTACACGTCCTTCTCGGATCGCGAGATCGTGATCCGCCTGCTCGGCGAAGAGGCGTGGTCGGTGCTCGACGAACTGCGTGCCGAGCGCCGCACGGGCCGCTCGGCACGGATGCTGTACGAAGTGCTCGGTGACATCTGGGTCGTGCGTCGCAACCCGTATCTGCAGGACGACCTGCTCGACAACCCGAAGCGCCGCGCGCTGCTGATCGAGGCGCTGAACCACCGCCTGACCGAGATCGGCAAGCGCCGCAGCGCGGATCTCACCGAGCACCGCGACGACGCGGGCCGCGAGCGCGCGTCGCGCGTCGAGATGCTCGAAACCGCCGCGCAGCGCGCGGTCAACGAGTTCGCGGACGAATTCGACAAGATGGCCGACCTGCGCCGCCGCGCGACCAAGGCGCTCGGCCGCTGCACGCAGAAGGACAACATCCGCTTCGACGGACTGTCGCGCGTGTCGCACGTGACCGACGCGACCGACTGGCGCGTCGAATACCCGTTCGTCGTGCTGACGCCCGACACCGAAGCCGAGATCGCCGGCCTGATCAAGGCGTGCTTCGAGCTCGGCCTGACCGTGATCCCGCGCGGCGGCGGCACCGGCTACACGGGCGGCGCGGTGCCGCTCACGCCGTTCTCCGCGGTGATCAACACCGAAAAGCTCGAACAGCTCGGCGCGGTCGAACTGACCGAGTTGCCGGGCGTCGCGCACAAGGTGCCGACGATCTTCTCCGGCGCGGGCGTCGTCACGCGCCGCGTGACCGAGGCGGCGGAAGCGGCCGGCTACGTGTTCGCGGTCGATCCGACCTCGCTCGACGCCTCGTGCATCGGCGGCAACGTCGCGATGAACGCGGGCGGCAAGAAGGCCGTGCTGTGGGGCACCGCGCTCGACAACCTCGCCTGGTGGCGGATGGTCGACCCGGACGGCAACTGGCTCGAAGTCACGCGCCACGAGCACAACCAGGGCAAGATCCACGACATCGCGGTCGCGCGCTTCGAGTTGAAGTGGTTCGACGGCGCGTATGCGCCCGGCGAGAAGCTGCTGCGCACTGAAATGCTCGAGATCGAAGGCCGCCGGTTCCGCAAGGAAGGGCTCGGCAAGGACGTCACCGACAAGTTCCTCGCCGGCCTGCCGGGCGTGCAGAAGGAAGGCTGCGACGGGCTTATCACGTCCGCGCGCTGGGTGCTGCACAAGATGCCCGCGCACACGCGCACCGTCTGCCTCGAATTCTTCGGCCAGGCGCGCGAGGCGATCCCGAGCATCGTCGAGATCAAGGATTACCTGTTCGAGACGTCGAAGCAGGGCGGCGCGATCCTCGCCGGCCTCGAGCACCTCGACGAGCGCTACCTGCGCGCGGTCGGCTACGCGACCAAGAGCAAGCGCAATGCGTTTCCGAAGATGGTGCTGATCGGCGACATCGTCGGCGACGACGCCGACGCGGTCGCACAGGCGACGTCCGAAGTGATCCGGATGGCGAACGGCAAGAGCGGCGAAGGCTTCGTCGCGGTCAGCGCGGAGGCGCGCAAGCGCTTCTGGCTCGACCGCAGCCGCACGGCCGCGATCGCGAAGCACACGAACGCGTTCAAGATCAACGAGGACGTCGTCATCCCGCTGAACCGGATGGGCGAGTACACCGACGGCATCGAGCGGATCAACATCGAGCTGTCGCTGAAGAACAAGCTGCAACTGGTGGACGCGCTCGAAGCGTTCTTCCGCGGCGGCAACCTGCCGCTCGGCAAGACCGACGACGCGAACGAGATCCCGAGCGCGGAACTGCTGGAAGACCGTGTGCAGCAGGCGCTGGAACTGCTCAAGCGCGTGCGCGCGCGCTGGGAATTCGTGCGCGACCGGCTCGACCAGCCGCTGCGCGAGGCGCAGCACTACCTGGTGCAGCTCGGCTACGAGGCGCTCGCCGAGAAGTTCGCGGATCGCGCGGACGAGCAGCCGGGCGCGACCGTGTTCCACATCACGCAGGACCGCACGGTCCGCATCTCGTGGAAGCAGGAGATCCGCGCGGAACTGCGCGCGATCTTCAACGGCGGCGCGTTCAAGCAGATCCTCGACGAGGCGCAGGCGATCCACAAGCGCGTGCTGCGCGGCCGCGTGTTCGTCGCGCTGCACATGCACGCGGGCGACGGCAACGTCCACACCAACATCCCGGTCAACTCCGACAACTACGAGATGCTGCAGGACGCGCACGCGTCGGTCGCCCGCATCATGACGCTCGCGCGCTCGCTCGACGGCGTGATTTCCGGCGAACACGGGATCGGCATCACGAAGCTCGAATTCCTGACCGACGACGAGATCGCCGAATTCCGCGCGTACAAGCAGCGCGTCGACCCGAACGGCCGCTTCAACAAGGGCAAGCTGCTCGACGGCGCCGACCTGCGCAACGCGTACACGCCCAGCTTCGGGCTGATGGGCTATGAATCGCTGATCATGCAGCAGTCCGACATCGGCGCGATCGCCGATTCGGTGAAGGACTGCCTGCGCTGCGGCAAGTGCAAGCCGGTGTGCGCGACCCACGTGCCGCGCGCGAACCTGCTGTACAGCCCGCGCAACAAGATTCTCGCGACGTCGCTCTTGGTCGAGGCGTTCCTGTACGAAGAGCAGACGCGCCGCGGCGTGTCGATCAAGCACTGGGACGAGTTCAACGACGTGGCCGACCACTGCACGGTGTGCCACAAGTGCGCGACGCCGTGCCCGGTAAAGATCGACTTCGGCGACGTCACGATGAACATGCGCAACCTGTTGCGCAAGATGGGCAAGAAGAAATTCAACGCCGGCAATGCGGCGGGCATGTTCTTCCTGAACGCGACCAATCCGCAGACGATCAACCTCGCGCGCGGCGTGATGATGGGCGTCGGCTACAAGGTGCAGCGCTTCGCGAACGACATGCTGAAGAAGGTCGTGACGAAGCAGACGCAGCACCCGCCCGCGACGACCGGCAAGCCGCCGGCGGTCGAGCAGGTGATCCACTTCGTCAACAAGAAGATGCCGGGCAACCTGCCGAAGAAGACGGCGCGCGCGCTGCTGGACATCGAGGACAACAAGATCGTGCCGATCATCCGCAACCCGAAGTCGACGACCGTCGATTCGGAAGCGGTGTTCTACTTCCCGGGCTGCGGCTCCGAGCGGCTGTTCTCGCAGGTCGGGCTGGCCACGCAGGCGATGCTGTGGGAGGCCGGCGTGCAGACGGTGCTGCCGCCGGGCTACCTGTGCTGCGGCTATCCGCAGCGCGGCTCGGGCCAGTACGACAAGGCCGAGAAGATCGTCACGGACAACCGCGTGCTGTTCCACCGTGTCGCGAATACGCTGAACTACCTCGACATCAAGACGGTGGTCGTGTCGTGCGGCACCTGCTACGACCAGCTCGCGGGCTACGAATTCGACAAGATCTTCCCGGGCTGCCGGATCATCGACATCCACGAGTTCCTGCTCGAGAAGGGGATGAAGCTCGATGGCGTGACGGGCACGCGCTACATGTATCACGACCCGTGCCACACGCCGATCAAGACGATCGACCCGGTGAAGCTGGTCAACGAACTGATGGGTTCGGAGAAGGACGGCTACAAGATCGAGAAGAACGATCGCTGCTGCGGCGAATCGGGCACGCTCGCGGTCACGCGGCCGGACATCTCCACGCAGGTCCGCTTCCGCAAGGAAGAGGAGATCCGCAAGGGCGCCGCGAAGCTGCGCGCGATTCCCGTGGTGGCGGGCGACGCGCCGGCGCCGGCCGCCGCGGCCGCGAACGGCCCGGACGTGAAGATCCTGACGAGCTGCCCGTCGTGCCTGCAGGGCCTGTCGCGCTACAGCGAGGACGCGAACCTCGAAGCCGACTACATCGTGGTCGAAATCGCGCGCCAGGTGCTCGGCGAGAACTGGATGGCCGATTATGTCGCACGGGCGAACCATGGCGGGATCGAGCGCGTGCTGGTCTAA
- a CDS encoding HIT family protein, which yields MECVFCREDGGEVLWQDDALRVVLATGEHDYPGFCRVIWGAHVAEFSDLGESERAYLMRVVYAVERAVRRVMQPNKVNLASLGNMVPHVHWHVIPRFSNDAHFPQPVWAPRQRSVSEALLRSRAAQASLLHNAVREEIQRMTDSRQA from the coding sequence ATGGAATGCGTGTTTTGCCGTGAAGACGGCGGCGAGGTGCTCTGGCAGGACGATGCGCTGCGCGTCGTGCTCGCCACGGGCGAGCACGACTACCCGGGCTTCTGCCGGGTGATCTGGGGCGCGCACGTGGCCGAGTTTTCCGATCTCGGCGAGTCCGAGCGGGCATATCTGATGCGCGTGGTCTACGCGGTCGAGCGGGCCGTGCGCCGCGTGATGCAGCCGAACAAGGTGAATCTCGCGAGCCTCGGCAACATGGTGCCGCACGTGCACTGGCACGTGATTCCGCGTTTTTCCAACGATGCCCATTTTCCGCAGCCCGTGTGGGCGCCGCGCCAGCGCAGCGTGTCCGAGGCGCTGCTGCGCTCGCGCGCGGCGCAGGCCTCGCTGCTGCACAATGCGGTGCGCGAGGAAATTCAACGCATGACCGATTCGAGGCAAGCATGA
- a CDS encoding SCP2 domain-containing protein has product MTFAAKPFAAAVNHLLARESWARDRLIPYAGKTARIDVPPVTLTLLVQPDGYLSAVDAHDAQQVDVSIALAGDTVAAFLQGGQAAVMKHVKIEGDAEFATQIAKLAEHLRWEPEEDLAKLLGDAAAYRIATVVRDAGARARRTGRNVLDSVAEYWLDENPQVVRRASLGGFDAELARARDALARVEKRVERLEQKIGARTGSGPRGAH; this is encoded by the coding sequence ATGACCTTTGCCGCCAAGCCTTTTGCTGCTGCCGTCAACCACTTGCTCGCGCGCGAATCGTGGGCGCGCGACCGCCTGATTCCCTATGCGGGCAAGACTGCCCGGATCGACGTGCCTCCCGTCACGCTCACGCTGCTGGTGCAGCCCGACGGCTATCTGTCGGCCGTCGACGCGCACGATGCGCAACAGGTCGACGTGTCGATCGCGCTTGCCGGCGACACGGTCGCCGCGTTCCTGCAGGGTGGCCAGGCGGCCGTGATGAAGCATGTGAAGATCGAAGGCGACGCGGAATTCGCGACGCAGATCGCGAAGCTGGCCGAGCACCTGCGCTGGGAGCCGGAAGAAGATCTCGCGAAGCTGCTCGGCGACGCGGCGGCGTACCGGATCGCGACGGTCGTGCGCGACGCCGGCGCGCGCGCGCGCCGCACCGGCCGCAATGTGCTCGATTCCGTCGCCGAATACTGGCTCGACGAGAACCCGCAGGTCGTCCGGCGCGCGTCGCTCGGCGGCTTCGACGCCGAACTGGCGCGCGCACGCGATGCGCTCGCGCGGGTCGAAAAGCGGGTCGAGCGACTCGAACAAAAAATCGGCGCGCGCACGGGTTCCGGCCCGCGCGGCGCGCACTGA
- the ubiB gene encoding ubiquinone biosynthesis regulatory protein kinase UbiB, giving the protein MRIFRFIKIVYTVIRFGLDEVMLSRIDDRRVKLLLRITTIGRRFSDPPAVRLRHALESLGPIFVKFGQVLSTRRDLLSVDFANELAKLQDQVPPFDSAVAIAIIEKSLGAPVDELFDEFEREPIASASIAQVHFAKLKQGVHAGKAVAVKVLRPNMLPVIDSDLALMRDIATWTERMWADGRRLKPREVVAEFDKYLHDELDLMREAANGSQLRRNFAGLDLLLVPEMFWDFSTSQVLVMERMTGVPISQVETLRSAGVDIKKLAREGVEIFFTQVFRDGFFHADMHPGNIQVSLDPNTFGRYIALDFGIVGALSDFDKNYLAQNFLAFFKRDYHRVATLHLESGWVPPETRVEELESAIRAVCEPYFDRALKDISLGQVLMRLFSTSRRFNVEIQPQLVLLQKTMLNVEGLGRSLDPELDLWKTAKPYLERWMTEQIGLRGWYERFKVEAPQWSKTLPQLPRLIHHALAARHDAPRAASEELMRQVLVEQKRTNRLLQALLIFGLAVGVGALVARVLLALAYGA; this is encoded by the coding sequence ATGCGCATTTTCCGTTTCATCAAGATTGTCTACACCGTCATCCGCTTTGGTCTCGACGAAGTGATGCTGTCCCGGATCGACGACCGGCGCGTGAAGCTGCTGTTGCGGATCACGACGATCGGCCGCCGCTTCTCCGATCCGCCCGCCGTGCGGTTGCGTCACGCGCTCGAAAGCCTCGGCCCGATCTTCGTGAAGTTCGGCCAGGTGCTGTCGACGCGCCGCGACCTGCTGTCGGTCGATTTCGCGAACGAACTCGCGAAGCTGCAGGACCAGGTGCCTCCGTTCGATTCGGCCGTCGCGATCGCGATCATCGAGAAGTCGCTCGGCGCGCCGGTCGATGAGCTGTTCGACGAATTCGAGCGCGAGCCGATCGCCAGCGCGTCGATCGCGCAGGTGCACTTCGCGAAGCTGAAGCAGGGCGTGCACGCGGGCAAGGCCGTCGCCGTCAAGGTGCTGCGGCCGAACATGCTGCCGGTGATCGATTCCGACCTCGCGCTGATGCGCGACATCGCGACGTGGACCGAGCGCATGTGGGCCGACGGCCGGCGCCTGAAGCCGCGCGAGGTCGTCGCCGAATTCGACAAGTACCTGCACGACGAGCTCGACCTGATGCGCGAGGCCGCGAACGGCAGCCAGCTGCGCCGCAACTTCGCGGGCCTCGACCTGCTGCTCGTACCCGAGATGTTCTGGGATTTCTCGACGTCGCAGGTGCTCGTGATGGAGCGCATGACGGGCGTGCCTATCAGCCAGGTCGAGACGCTGCGTTCGGCCGGCGTCGACATCAAGAAGCTCGCGCGCGAAGGCGTCGAGATCTTCTTCACGCAGGTGTTCCGCGACGGCTTTTTCCATGCGGACATGCACCCGGGCAACATCCAGGTGAGCCTCGACCCGAACACGTTCGGCCGTTATATCGCGCTCGATTTCGGGATCGTCGGCGCACTGTCCGATTTCGACAAGAATTACCTCGCGCAGAACTTCCTCGCGTTCTTCAAGCGCGACTATCACCGTGTCGCGACGCTCCACCTCGAATCGGGCTGGGTGCCGCCCGAGACGCGCGTCGAGGAGCTCGAAAGCGCGATCCGCGCGGTGTGCGAGCCGTATTTCGATCGCGCGCTGAAGGACATCTCGCTCGGCCAGGTGCTGATGCGCCTGTTCTCGACGTCGCGCCGTTTCAACGTCGAGATCCAGCCGCAGCTCGTGCTGCTGCAGAAGACGATGCTGAACGTCGAAGGGCTCGGCCGCTCGCTCGATCCCGAACTCGACCTGTGGAAGACCGCGAAGCCGTATCTCGAGCGCTGGATGACCGAGCAGATCGGCCTGCGCGGCTGGTACGAGCGGTTCAAGGTCGAGGCGCCGCAGTGGAGCAAGACGCTGCCGCAACTGCCGCGCCTGATCCACCATGCACTGGCCGCGCGCCACGACGCGCCGCGTGCCGCGAGCGAGGAGCTGATGCGTCAGGTCCTCGTCGAGCAGAAGCGGACGAACCGGCTGCTGCAGGCGTTGCTGATCTTCGGCCTGGCCGTCGGCGTCGGGGCGCTCGTCGCGCGCGTGCTGCTCGCGCTCGCGTACGGCGCTTGA
- a CDS encoding gamma-butyrobetaine hydroxylase-like domain-containing protein yields the protein MSGLTSTTPIPSGVVVHAVSRVLELQYPNGESYRIPFELMRVYSPSAEVRGHGPGQETLQTGKREVTITALEGVGNYALQPTFSDGHSTGIYSWDLLYELATQQDALWRDYFDKLKAAGVERDAPMQAAGAPHGHCH from the coding sequence ATGAGCGGTTTGACTTCCACGACGCCGATTCCGTCCGGCGTCGTCGTGCACGCGGTGTCGCGCGTGCTCGAATTGCAGTATCCGAACGGCGAGAGTTACCGGATTCCGTTCGAGCTGATGCGCGTCTATTCGCCGTCGGCCGAGGTGCGCGGCCATGGGCCCGGCCAGGAGACGTTGCAGACCGGCAAGCGCGAAGTGACGATCACCGCGCTCGAGGGCGTCGGCAACTATGCGCTGCAGCCGACGTTCTCCGACGGCCATTCGACCGGCATCTACTCGTGGGACCTGCTGTACGAGCTGGCGACGCAGCAGGACGCGCTGTGGCGCGACTATTTCGACAAACTGAAGGCGGCGGGCGTCGAGCGCGACGCGCCGATGCAGGCGGCCGGCGCGCCGCACGGCCACTGCCACTGA
- a CDS encoding Tim44 domain-containing protein yields MSESRSLFNRSKPSKPWARRVGTLLMVGLLTAGTFASLDAEARRMGGGRSIGRQNSTVTQRQATPPAQQPMQQAAPSQAQRANPAAPTPAAQPNRSRWLGPIAGLAAGLGIAALLSHFGLGGAFASMMANVIVIALLAMVGIWLIRKFMNRRRPQEPAYSVGGAASSSGGYSQSPSFQQGNTGSNYAGSGSSYANEAQGVFGGGAAAAGAAAAAAAPLQVPAGFDTEAFLRSAKVYFVRLQAAWDQGNLADIREFTTPEMFAEIKIDLDSRGNDANQTDVVQLDAELVAIEDRGIEQSASVRFHGLIRESANTSAAPFDEVWNLSKSGSQGWLLAGIQQINTH; encoded by the coding sequence ATGTCTGAATCGCGTTCGTTGTTCAACCGTAGCAAACCGTCGAAGCCGTGGGCTCGACGGGTCGGCACGCTGCTGATGGTCGGCCTGCTCACGGCCGGCACGTTCGCATCGCTCGACGCCGAAGCCCGGCGCATGGGCGGCGGGCGCAGCATCGGCCGCCAGAACTCCACCGTCACGCAGCGCCAGGCCACGCCGCCCGCGCAGCAGCCGATGCAGCAAGCCGCGCCGTCGCAGGCGCAGCGTGCGAACCCGGCTGCGCCCACGCCGGCCGCGCAGCCCAACCGCTCGCGCTGGCTCGGGCCGATCGCCGGCCTCGCGGCCGGTCTCGGCATCGCGGCGCTGCTGTCGCACTTCGGTCTCGGCGGCGCATTCGCGAGCATGATGGCGAACGTCATCGTGATCGCGTTGCTCGCGATGGTCGGCATCTGGCTGATCCGCAAGTTCATGAACCGCCGTCGCCCGCAGGAGCCGGCGTATTCGGTCGGCGGCGCGGCTTCGTCGTCGGGCGGCTACTCGCAAAGCCCGTCGTTCCAGCAGGGCAACACCGGCAGCAACTACGCGGGCAGCGGCAGCAGCTATGCGAACGAAGCGCAGGGCGTGTTCGGCGGCGGTGCAGCGGCCGCCGGCGCGGCTGCGGCGGCAGCGGCGCCGCTGCAGGTGCCGGCCGGCTTCGACACCGAAGCGTTCCTGCGCAGCGCGAAAGTCTATTTCGTGCGCCTGCAGGCGGCGTGGGACCAGGGCAACCTGGCCGACATCCGCGAGTTCACGACGCCCGAAATGTTCGCCGAGATCAAGATCGACCTCGATTCGCGCGGCAACGACGCGAACCAGACCGACGTCGTGCAGCTCGACGCGGAACTGGTCGCGATCGAGGATCGCGGCATCGAGCAGTCGGCGAGCGTGCGCTTCCACGGCCTGATCCGCGAATCGGCGAATACGTCGGCCGCGCCGTTCGACGAGGTGTGGAACCTGTCGAAGTCGGGCAGTCAGGGCTGGCTGCTCGCGGGTATCCAGCAGATCAACACGCACTGA
- the ubiE gene encoding bifunctional demethylmenaquinone methyltransferase/2-methoxy-6-polyprenyl-1,4-benzoquinol methylase UbiE has translation MSKTHFGFESVEENEKAKKVAGVFHSVASNYDLMNDLMSAGMHRAWKAFTIAQANVRPGFKVLDIAAGTGDLTKSFAKAAGPTGEVWHTDINESMLRVGRDRLLDKGVVTPSLLCDAEKIPFPDNYFDVVTVAFGLRNMTHKDAALAEMRRVTKPGGRVMVLEFSKVWDPLKKAYDLYSFKVLPWLGDKFAKDAESYRYLAESIRMHPDQDTLKTMMEQAGLDAVKYYNLSGGVVALHLGTKY, from the coding sequence ATGAGCAAAACCCACTTCGGCTTCGAGAGCGTCGAGGAAAACGAAAAAGCGAAGAAAGTGGCGGGCGTGTTTCATTCGGTCGCGAGCAACTACGATCTGATGAACGACCTGATGTCGGCGGGCATGCACCGCGCGTGGAAGGCGTTCACGATCGCACAGGCGAACGTGCGCCCCGGCTTCAAGGTGCTCGACATCGCGGCCGGCACCGGCGACCTGACCAAGTCGTTCGCGAAGGCGGCCGGGCCGACGGGCGAGGTCTGGCATACCGACATCAACGAATCGATGCTGCGCGTCGGCCGCGACCGGCTGCTCGACAAGGGCGTCGTGACGCCGTCGCTCTTGTGCGACGCCGAGAAAATTCCGTTTCCGGACAACTACTTCGACGTGGTCACGGTCGCGTTCGGGCTGCGCAACATGACGCACAAGGATGCCGCGCTCGCCGAGATGCGCCGCGTGACGAAGCCCGGCGGCCGCGTGATGGTGCTGGAATTCTCGAAAGTCTGGGATCCGCTGAAAAAGGCGTACGATCTGTATTCTTTCAAAGTATTACCGTGGCTTGGCGACAAGTTCGCGAAAGATGCTGAAAGTTATCGGTATCTTGCTGAATCTATCCGGATGCACCCCGATCAGGACACGCTGAAGACGATGATGGAACAAGCGGGCCTCGACGCCGTCAAATATTACAATTTGTCAGGTGGCGTGGTAGCTTTACACCTAGGGACCAAGTACTAA